Genomic segment of Gigantopelta aegis isolate Gae_Host chromosome 10, Gae_host_genome, whole genome shotgun sequence:
actcttggaattctgcaCGTACACGCTGACAACTTATTACGCATTGATGATGGTGTATAAAATTATGAGGTTTttcattatctttattatggcatcccacgttTTGAATAAAATcttttgtaatgacagattttgtcaatctaattaaaattagctccaatctaattaaaattagctccactattacatgtggatctaaagacagccatttggagctcatgtccaccaatcaaaaccttacttgcagaatcatgccagtgatttaaaactaacaacactgcgtagtccccaatgtccaggtaacatttcgtctgtaaataataatttaaatattgaccaatcacacttcgccttttataacgttatttgggagcatacaaattctaaaaatatcgggcgagtctattttagtggccgcagtacagcgaaccataccaatacgtacggggtgggttatcagtcttcaattttacattaaaaattatttatttatttataaaaaaacaaaaaactaaatcagtcttcagttttacattacaaattatttattttataaaataaaacatgttttaaggcattcgtaattcacacgaaacatgtcgtataccctcaggataattcggaatgatttcaaattatttttaaatcactggcaggattctgcaagtaaggttttgattggtggacatgagctccaactggctgtctttagatccacatgtaatagtggagctaattttaattagattgaattagctccactattacatgtggatctaacagcagccagttggagctcatgtccaccaatcaaaaccttgcagattcatgccagtgatttgaaaataatttgaaaatattccgaattatcctgagggtatacgatatgtttcatgtgaatttcgaatgccttatttagaccagtataACTAATtataatcggattgctaacatcactgcgtagtctccaatgtccaggtaacatttcgtcagtaaataataatttaaatattgaccaatcacacttcgccttttacaACGtaatttgggagcatacaaattctaaaaatatcgggcgagtctattttagtggccgcagtacagcgaaccataccaatacgtacgggataggttatcagtcttcaattttacattaaaaactatttatttatttataaaaccccccaactaaatcagtcttcagttttacattacaaattatttattttataaaataaaacatgttttaaggcattcgtaattcacacgaaacataataataccctcaggataattcggaatgttttcaaattatttttaaatcactggcatgattctgcaagtaaggttttgattggtggacatgagctccaactggctggtgttagatccacatgtaatagtggagctaattttaattagattgagattTTGTCAgagattgtatatatttttttatcaacaacattaGGGCGGTTCTAGATCAATGACGTAACGCTGTAAGAGCAGTTCGTAGCggtaggtcaaatgacgtgttacaaaatgttgagggagggagactggttgcgtaattgttgaattaaaaatgccacgtgaaTGTCTATCtcccaaccaacactatcaattgaagtatttgtaggcctacgtttcacgagttatttaaaaaaaatgttttaataatatgagtcggtagtgcacacctgagatgcttgggtcatagTTCATGAACCACCTCGGAACCAGTGGGGTTTTTccccccatcccaactatcctaaacatgttcgttgtacataataatgaaattcaagacaagttgattcctatatatatgtttagctTCACCATTTTGTTCGTCTTCTAAAAGAGCATTGTCTTCTGCCCAAACAGACaatcaattatttaaaatgttacaatgAAATAATTTCCATATTAATGCATGCAAATAATGTGGTTCTTCTGGAGGAGAACGAGAGATATTTACAAGTCCTGCTTGATAACACAGGTGCATGGTGTATCAGAAATAACATGTCAATAAATGGAGAGAAATCAAAAGTACTACATTTCCATACCTATTCTATAAATAGAACAACTTACTTATTTAAGTGCGGTGAAGTTATCTTACATACACTTATTAGTGGAGTAGACTTGTGAATATGGATATGTcatagcctttaatataccaatcgtgaAGCACTAGTTGAGACGTGAAAAGCCCAACCAGACAGGATCCGATTCACGTatcgacccaagcacctcaagcacCAACTCTGaacccgaccccccccccccccccaaccccagtTTAGACTGCTGCTCttcacattaaaaacaaaacacgtatttgttatgttaattttattgcaAACACTAGTTACAGCTTCTCGTTAGTGTATAAATTAGGacggttggggggggggggggggtgagtccTGGGATTAGTTTAGTATTCGTCACCACCCTCCTCTTCACCCTCACCCTCCACAGAGTCGACGCCAACCTCCTCGTAGTCCTTTTCCAGGGCAGCCAGATCCTCGCGAGCCTCCGAGAACTCTCCCTCCTCCATACCCTCACCGACGTACCAGTGGACGAAGGCGCGCTTGGCGTACATCAGATCGAACTTGTGGTCGAGACGCGCCCACGCCTTGGCGATGGCAGTCGTGTTGCTCAATATGCAGACGGCGCGCTGGACCTTGGCCAAGTCACCTCCAGGGACGACGGTGGGTGGCTGGTAGTTGATTCCGACCTTGAACCCGGTGGGACACCAGTCGACGAACTGGATGGTCCTCTTGGTCTTGATGGTGGCGATGGCGGCGTTGACGTCCTTGGGCACGACGTCACCACGGTACAGCATGCAGCAGGCCATGTACTTTCCGTGACGAGGATCGCACTTGACCATCTGGTTGGCAGGCTCGAAGGTTGCGTTGGTGATCTCGGCAACAGACAGCTGTTCGTGGTAGGCCTTCTCGGCGGAGATCACCGGGGCGTAGGTGGCCAGGGGGAAGTGGATTCGTGGGTAGGGCACCAAATTGGTCTGGAACTCGGTTAAGTCGACGATGAGGGCGCCGTCGAAGCGGAGAGAGGCGGTGATGGAACTGACGATCTGCGCCATAAGTCTGTTCAGGTTGGTGTACGTCGGACGCTCAATGTCAAGGTTACGACGGCAGATGTCGTAGATGGCCTCATTGTCGACCATGAAGGTGCAGTCGGAGTGCTCCAGGGTGGTGTGGGTGGTCAGGATGGAGTTGTACGGTTCCACTACAGCCGTCGAGATCTGGAAAGTTAATATGTAAGCAATATGTGATAAACATTTTTACAAGTCTTAATTCGTGTTTTAAATATCTACATACAGGTAATATGAGGCTACACGCTATTTTGTTCCAAAAGAGAAATGACTGCTCATTACAAGTCATGCTGTACAAGATAATCAGAtgcttaaaaatattgtttatctgCTCCACTAGAGCATTAagtcatcggctgttggattcagaagaaaaaaaacaatttatcatTATTAGCAGCCTGGGATTTGTCTGCATTTTCCATACAGGGCAGCACATgtgactgtctttgatatatcagtcatgggaaTTCCGTTGTTATGGAATGGGCTATTTTAAAACAcagattataattattaaagttaaagtatgttttgtttaacgataccactgaagcacatttatgaattattctgctattggatgtcaaacatttggtaattctgacagtcttagagaggaaacgcacTACATTATTTAAAtcagtaacaagggatattttatatgcaccatcccacagacaggataggactacgtcctttgatataccagtcgtggggcactggctggaacgagaactagcccaatgggcccaccgacggggatccatccAAGACCAAAAACGTATAAAGCATacgttttaccactgaactatgcccaccccaccccaagaTTATTTAAAACGTTCTAACCTGGGGTGCTGGGCATACAGCGAACTCCAGCTTGGATTTCTTCCCATAGTCGACGGAGAGTCGCTCCATCAGCAGAGAGGAGAAACCCGATCCGGTTCCTCCGCCGAAACTGTGGAAGATGAGGAATCCTTGGAGACCGGTGCACTGATCGGCCAGCTTCCGGATCCTGTCGAGGACGACGTCGACGATCTCCTTGCCCACGGTATAGTGGCCGCGGGCGTAGTTGTTGGCGGCGTCCTCCTTGCCGGTGATCAGCTGCTCCGGGTGGAACAGTTGGCGGTAAGTTCCGGTACGAACCTCGTCTGAAGAGAAATCAAAATACTCAATGAATAGGTCgacatttagttttaattcaaaatggcgCATTTATGGTCTTAGATCTAACAACTAAATCTTTGTTTTCAACACAAAGTGTTACTTAAAGGGCCGTACCTAGCCTATATTCAGTGGGGTGGCCGTACAAAACCAATCAAGGTAATAGGGggacaccagccagttggagcgcatgtccaccaatcaaaaccttacttgcagaatcctgccagtgatttaaaactaacaacactgcgtagtccccaatgtctaGGTAatatttcgtctgtaaataataatttaaatattgaccaatcacacttcgccttttataacgttatttgggagcatacaaattctaaaaatatcaggcgagtctattttagtggccgcagtacagcgaaccataccaatacgtacggggtgggttatcagtcttcaattttacattaaaaattatttatttatttataaaaaaccccccaactaaatcagtcttcagttttacattacaaattatttattttataaaataaaacatgttttaaggcattcgtaattcacacgaaatatttcgtataccctcaggataattcggaatgttttcaaattatttttaaatcactggcaggattctgcaagtaaggttttgattggtggacatgagctccaactggctggaggtagatccacatataatagtggagctaattttaattagattgtctaCGGCCCCACCCATATATGCCTTCTGAACGCCATGAGCAAGCACACAGGCAGAATTCTAAAAAGGGCAGTTTGAGTTTGTTAAAGGCAAACGAGCCGAACTCCCGAAAGGAACGTGATCGTTAGAATGCTCCACGggtttgtttagaaaaaaaagaagaaaaaaaaaggattctCAAAGGCGTGCTTTCAGGACAAGTTAGCGTTAATTATTGTGGATGATATATCTAAACAAACACCTCAACCCAAAACAAGTGATACAAACGATCCACCAATGAATTACAACAACTGTAATTTCCATCATGTAGTAGGCAGTTCAGTCGTAAAAAAGGCTTAATAAATTATGAAAGGTCGAGAGTTTATCGACTCCATTAGAGTATTACATTAATTATCCACTTTTGgatgttaaagtttggtttgtttaacgacaccactagagcacattgattcattaatcatcggctattggatgtcaaacacttggtaattttaacagtcatttgaggaaacccgctacatttgtttttctaatgcagcaagggatcttttatatgcactttcccacacaggatatcacataccaccgccttagatataccagtcgtggtgcactggctggaacgagaaatagccaaatgggcccaccgacggggatcgatcccaaaccgacagcgcatcaagggagcgctttaccactgggctacgtcccgcccctattggatgttaaacatttaaaagaatTCTGGTATAGTTTTTATAGACAATTCTACATTCTCCTATTCATTAGcaggaaggaatctttttatgtacttccccacagacaggacggcTCTCTGGGGCTCTGGTtgagaatgggggggggggggggggggggggggctcccaAGCGAGGGCTTTAAGCACACACCTCTCTAGTAATAACACTTTGAATACGAATTCAACCTGCTAAGATATTACgatgttatttaaaatgtgaataGAAGTTCTACTTACCATGTTTGCTGTGAAGTAAAGGACGGACGGTTGACAACTGAAATCTGCTCACGTTCACGTTTATAGTTCGCTGCGAGACGAGACTGGGAACtgggaactgtattaacgtgcccctatccacagaggttcaggcacgcccactacggatttagcctctgacttcgccagtgactaactccggagcaggaggggggattgagtttgaagtgggcaggttttggaaaaaagccatttagtgcgGTCAAACGCAAGCGCGGAccgaatagcagacacttcgcaaacttgaagtatcACCGAGTGGgggccgtgctctgattggctaagtttcgattcctcggtgaggCCTGGCAAATACCTAAGTCTataaagagtaactgcatccaaaaacatgtccggactctaaaatttaacccaaagtagttgagactgctcagccaaaaggttttaaggtgattttgagcaattgatcgggcgccaaagtaaagtgcgtcagactatttataaaaaaaataaacataaaattttgaactcgatcgaaaatgtttaaagtccaactagcccaaaaaggaggttgttacctgtcctagcaaaggttggcgtctacggCGAGCCGATGAAGTCACTGACGTCGAGATGTGGGAGATCCTGCCGGTAGGGGGAGTCTGCTAGTAGCTTAGTGATGTGGCTATATTCGCTCCCCGCGATGATTTTGAGGGCACGATGTAGCgacgggttgtccatttctttaAGCAGCAGCGCTTGATGGTATATCCCCCTCCGGCGAATGGTGACGCAAACTGCGTTGATCCCCCTTTCATCCCGGATTCGGTGGACGGCGAAGTCACCTTCATCAGGCTCGGTAGGTAGCGGATGGTACGCCTTGTGTTTTGGCTCACTAATGAGTTGGCGCACGTCTTCTAGGTTGGTCTTCGTCAGCTGATGATACCGCGGATGAAGTTTGCTGGCCTGAAGCGTCCATGGTTCCTCTAGTTGTTTATCTGGCTTCGGCGGTTTGGTGGGGCGACTTGGCCTGGCTGGTATGGCACTCGGAGGAGTGGTCGCCTTTCTCTTGGTTACAGCCGTCTTCCGGGCCTGGGTCTCGGGTGTCGTCCGTTTAACCGGCGATAGACCCTGTATCCCATGGTAGAAGGGCGGTGGAACGGGTCGTGTAGACGGTGGATCGCAGATGACTGTGTCCGGCGCGTCGACTTCCTCGGTGACTGTGACtttattctaattgtattttattattgcctttattattctattgtatttgtattatactactgtctctattactgtattg
This window contains:
- the LOC121382786 gene encoding tubulin alpha-2/alpha-4 chain-like isoform X1, with protein sequence MRECISIHVGQAGVQIGNACWELYCLEHGIQPDGQMPSDKTIGGGDDSFNTFFSETGAGKHVPRAVFVDLEPTVVDEVRTGTYRQLFHPEQLITGKEDAANNYARGHYTVGKEIVDVVLDRIRKLADQCTGLQGFLIFHSFGGGTGSGFTSLLMERLSVDYGKKSKLEFAVYPAPQISTAVVEPYNSILTTHTTLEHSDCTFMVDNEAIYDICRRNLDIERPTYTNLNRLMAQIVSSITASLRFDGALIVDLTEFQTNLVPYPRIHFPLATYAPVISAEKAYHEQLSVAEITNATFEPANQMVKCDPRHGKYMACCMLYRGDVVPKDVNAAIATIKTKRTIQFVDWCPTGFKVGINYQPPTVVPGGDLAKVQRAVCILSNTTAIAKAWARLDHKFDLMYAKRAFVHWYVGEGMEEGEFSEAREDLAALEKDYEEVGVDSVEGEGEEEGGDEY